In the genome of Abyssalbus ytuae, the window TTTATTTTTAGAAAATAACGGAGATGGTACATTTCTAAATTCTACCCAAAGAATTGCATACGATATTAAAGATGCCGGAATGATAACCAATGCTGCCTGGGGAGATATGAACGGCGATGGCAGGAAAGACCTTGTAACCGTATCAGAATGGGGAATTCCGGCTATTTATACAAATTCCGGCAGAAGACTTTCCAAAACAGACAGCTCTTTAGACTCCCTTCACGGGTGGTGGAATACCGTTGAAATTGCAGATATTGACAATGACGGGGATAATGACTTGATCCTCGGAAACCAGGGAAACAATACCATTTACAAAGCTACCGAGAAGAATCCTATGAAACTGTGGATAAATGATTTTGACAACAATGGTACTATAGAACAAATTATGACCCAAAGAAGAAATGGAAAAGATTATCCCATCCATATGAAAAAGGAATTAACTACACAGTTAGTTTCTTTAAAAAAGAAAAATTTAAAAGCATCGGAATATGCAAAAAGGTCTATAGATGAATTATTCCCACAAGATATTTTCGAAAACTCTATTCAGAAAACAGCCTCCATTTCATCCACTGTCATAGCTCTAAATGAAGGAAACGGAAAATTCACCATTAAAGAACTCCCTCCTATGACACAGCTTTCATGTGTATGCGATATTTCATGTGTAGATATTAACCACGATAATAATCTTGATATAATTATGGGCGGTAACAACTATGAGTTTAAACCCCAGTTTTCAAGATTAGATGCAAACTACGGGAATGTTCTTATAGGTAACGGAAAAGCAGATTTTAGTTGGATTCCCTATACCAACAGCGGATTTTATATAAGGGAAGAAGTAAAACATATAGAAACTTTTAAAGACAAAAACAATTCTACATTTATTATTGCGGCAATAAATAACGGAACACCTAAAATTTTTAAACTAAATGATTAAAAAAATCATATTTCTATATATAATACTCGTCACGGCAGGCTGTAACCGGGAAAGAGAACTATTTTTTAATCCTTCTCCTGAAAAAACAGGGGTCACTTTTACCAATACGGTTACCGAGACCGATGATTTGAATATTTTAGATTACCTCTATTTTTATAACGGCGGTGGTGTTGCCGTGGGAGATATCAATAATGATGACCTGCCCGATATTTATTTTTCCGGTAATCAGGTTACCAATAAATTATACCTCAACAAAGGGAATTTACAATTTGAAGATATTACCGAAAAAGCCGGAGTTGCAGGAAAAAGCAGTTGGAATACCGGCAGTGTGATGGGAGACATAAACGGCGATGGATTATTAGACATTTACGTTTGTGCCGTTGTAGGAATTAACGGGTTCAGAGGACATAACGAATTATTTATAAACAATGGCAACCTGACTTTTACCGAGAGTTCGGCTAAATACGGCCTTGATCATGATTCCTACAGTTCTTCCGCAGCTTTTTTGGATTATGACCTGGACGGCGACCTCGATATTTATTTACTTAATCATGCGGTACACTCACAGGAATCTTTTGGAAAAGCTGATTTAAGAAATAAAAGAACCTACGAAACCGGCGACAAGTTATTACGTAATGATAACGGCACGTTTACCGATGTTAGTGAACAGGCAGGAATTTACGGGGGTGTAAACGGCTATGGTTTGGGTGTATCGGTCGCAGATTTTAATCAGGATGGCTATCCGGACATTTACGTTGGAAATGATTTTCATGAAGATGATTACTATTATCTAAATAACGGAAATGGTACTTTTTCCGAAAAGCTTAAGCAATATTTTGGCCACACAAGCCGCTTCTCAATGGGCAATGACGTTTCCGACATCAATCACGACGGATTTCCGGATATTATTTCCCTCGATATGTTGCCGGAAGATGAGAAAATATTGAAAGCTTCCGATGGCGATGAAAATGTACAAATGCTTAAAATGCGTACCGAACGCCTGGGTTACCATTATCAATACACCCGGAATATGCTTCATGTAAACCAGCAGGGAGAAAACTATAGCGAAACAGCATTACTGAGTGGTATTGCTGCCACCGACTGGAGCTGGAGTGCCCTTTTTGCCGATTTTAATCAGGATGGAGAACAGGATTTATTTATCTCTAACGGAATTCCGAAAAGGCCTAATGACCTTGATTACATCAATTTCACTTCCAATGAACAAATAAGAAAAAAACTCAGCAATACCAAACTAATTGACCAAAAGGCAATCAATATGATGCCTACAGGTGCTATACAAAACTATATATTTGAAGGAAAAAAAGATCTTCGGTTTATAAACCAATCCGGAAAATGGATTACCAACGACACTTTAATAAGTGGCGCCTCTGCCCTGGCCGATTTAGATAATGATGGCGATATGGATATTGTGACAAATAATCTTAATCAGCCATCAACCATATATATAAATAAAACCGACCATTCTACCGGTTATTTAAAAATTAAATTTCAATATAATGCTCCTAACACATCCGGAATCGGAACAAAAGTATATGCCTATAACAAAGGGAATATTCAATATAAAGAGCTTTACACCGTAAGAGGTTTTCAGGCATCTTCGGAACCAATAATTCATTTTGGTTTCGGACAAAATACTACGGTCGATTCACTTATCGTAGTATGGCCTGATAAAACTTATGAAAAATTCGAAAACGTACCCACCAGTCAAACCCTTAAAATTTCACCCTCACCCCACAAAAAACCCTATTCATTAAAAAAAATGAATAAAAGCCGGAAGCTGTTTAAAAAAATAGAAAATAATTTAGGCATCAACTTTACCCACAGGGAAGACCCTTACATAGATTTTAACCGGCAAAAACTAATCCCCTATCAAATATCCGACAGAGGGCCTGCCCTTGCCATCGGGGACTTAAACCAGGATGGTAAAGAAGATATATTTTTTGGCAGTTCCAAATACTACCCGTCTGAAATTTATATTCAAAAAGATTCACTCTTTGAGAAAAAAACGGTCTTATCCGTTAAAAATGATTCAATTAATGAAGATGTAACCGCAGCGGTTTTTGACATTAATAAAGACAAAAAGAATGACCTTTTCGTGGGTACCGGGGGTGGCGACTTTTTTGGAGAAAGAGAACCCTTGCTTGATAAAATTTACATTCAGTCCGATAGTACATTTACTTCAACTCTTGTTTCAAACCATTTTGAAAATGCCTCAGTAATTAAACCCTTTGATTTTGACAATGATGGTGATATTGATGTATTTACAGGTAACCATGCCGTTTCATACGATTTTGGAAACATTCCGGATTCATATCTGCTTGAAAATAAAAACGGAACTTTTACCACAGTAGAAAATAGCGAAATACAAAAAGCCGGTATGGTCAGGGATGCTGTGTGGAGTGATTTTGATAATGACGGAATTAAAGATTTAATTATAGTAGGCGAATGGATGCCTCCCAGGTTCTTTAAAAACGACCGGAAAACTTTAAAAGAAACAAAAATAGTCCCTGCCAATTTAAATGGTTTGTGGCAAAGCATAATCCCGTTTGATATAGACCATGACGGCGACACAGATTATTTACTGGGGAACTGGGGATTAAACTCAAAATTTAAAGCATCTGCCAAATATCCCATGTTAATGTACTATGGAGATTTTGACGGGAATAAACGTACCGAAACAATTGTATCAATAGAAAAAAACGGCAAATACTACCCGCTTTTAAGTTTAAACGAACTCTCAGGCCAATTAAATATTCTGCGGAAAAAGTTCACCTCCTACAAAGAATTTGCGGGTAAAACCACCACTGAAATTTTTAAAAACGACCTGCTTAAAAACACAAGCATTTTAAAAGTACATACCCTGCAATCCGGATACCTTAAAAATGAAAACGGGAAGTTTACCTTTTACCCTTTCAACAACCAGCTACAGGTTTCACCTATTACAAGTTTTGTAGAATTTGATTTTGATGCTGATGGAAAAAATGAAGTACTGGCAGCAGGAAATTACTTTGGCGTCAAACCTTTTCACAGCCGGTTTGACGGCTTCAACGGAGCTTTGATAAAAGACGAAAATACATTAATTTTAGGTTCCGAAGCCGGCCTTCACCTCCACCAAAAAGCAGTAACACACCTTGCTGTTATCAAGTTGCATAACAAAAACTATTTGTTAATTACTATCAATAACAATCAAGCTCAGATATATGAAATACTCTAATAAAATATTAACTGTTTTAATATCCGCGTTATTACTTTTTTCTTCATGCAAAAAAGAAGTTAAACCCATCATTATTACTGCCGAAAACCTGCATAAGTCGGTTGACAAGGTAACCGAAATAATGATACATGATATTTTTTCACCCCCGGTAGCCAGCAGAATATATGCCTACCCAAACATAGCGGCTTACGAAATAATTGCACAGGCTGACGATAATTATCAGTCACTGGCAGGCCGGTTAAACAAATTAACTCCCATACCTACACCTGAAAATAAAGACATAAACTTTCAGCTGGCGGCATTAATAGCTCATATGGAAATAAGCAAATCCCTTATTTTTTCGGAAGACCGGATGGAAAGTTATCGAGATAGTTTGTATACTGTATGGGAAAACAAAAATGAAAAACAATTTTCCTCCTCAAAGGATTACGGATTAAAAGTTGCCGCTCACGTTAAATCCTGGATGAATACCGACAACTACAAAGAAACCCGTACCATGCCAAAATTTACGGTAGATTCTGATGACCCTGCCAGGTGGCAGCCCACTCCCCCTTCCTACATGGATGGCATTGAACCTCACTGGAGTAAAATACGCCCGTTTACATTAGACTCAGCATCCCAGTTTAAACCAATTCCCCCAAAACCATTTTCTCTTGAAAAAGAAAGTGGCTTTTATAAGGAACTTATAGAAGTATACGATGTGGGAAACCAGATAAGCGAAGAAGGAGATACTTCCGAAGGAATTGCTATTGCCAGGTTTTGGGACTGTAACCCTTATGTTTCAGTAACCAGGGGACACTTAATGTTTGCAACAAAAAAAATTACTCCCGGTGCCCACTGGATAGGTATTACCAAAATAGCCTCAAGAAAGGCCAATTATGATTTTGAGCAAACTTTATATGCCTATACAAAAACTTCTATTGCAATTTTTGAT includes:
- a CDS encoding VCBS repeat-containing protein; the encoded protein is MIKKIIFLYIILVTAGCNRERELFFNPSPEKTGVTFTNTVTETDDLNILDYLYFYNGGGVAVGDINNDDLPDIYFSGNQVTNKLYLNKGNLQFEDITEKAGVAGKSSWNTGSVMGDINGDGLLDIYVCAVVGINGFRGHNELFINNGNLTFTESSAKYGLDHDSYSSSAAFLDYDLDGDLDIYLLNHAVHSQESFGKADLRNKRTYETGDKLLRNDNGTFTDVSEQAGIYGGVNGYGLGVSVADFNQDGYPDIYVGNDFHEDDYYYLNNGNGTFSEKLKQYFGHTSRFSMGNDVSDINHDGFPDIISLDMLPEDEKILKASDGDENVQMLKMRTERLGYHYQYTRNMLHVNQQGENYSETALLSGIAATDWSWSALFADFNQDGEQDLFISNGIPKRPNDLDYINFTSNEQIRKKLSNTKLIDQKAINMMPTGAIQNYIFEGKKDLRFINQSGKWITNDTLISGASALADLDNDGDMDIVTNNLNQPSTIYINKTDHSTGYLKIKFQYNAPNTSGIGTKVYAYNKGNIQYKELYTVRGFQASSEPIIHFGFGQNTTVDSLIVVWPDKTYEKFENVPTSQTLKISPSPHKKPYSLKKMNKSRKLFKKIENNLGINFTHREDPYIDFNRQKLIPYQISDRGPALAIGDLNQDGKEDIFFGSSKYYPSEIYIQKDSLFEKKTVLSVKNDSINEDVTAAVFDINKDKKNDLFVGTGGGDFFGEREPLLDKIYIQSDSTFTSTLVSNHFENASVIKPFDFDNDGDIDVFTGNHAVSYDFGNIPDSYLLENKNGTFTTVENSEIQKAGMVRDAVWSDFDNDGIKDLIIVGEWMPPRFFKNDRKTLKETKIVPANLNGLWQSIIPFDIDHDGDTDYLLGNWGLNSKFKASAKYPMLMYYGDFDGNKRTETIVSIEKNGKYYPLLSLNELSGQLNILRKKFTSYKEFAGKTTTEIFKNDLLKNTSILKVHTLQSGYLKNENGKFTFYPFNNQLQVSPITSFVEFDFDADGKNEVLAAGNYFGVKPFHSRFDGFNGALIKDENTLILGSEAGLHLHQKAVTHLAVIKLHNKNYLLITINNNQAQIYEIL
- a CDS encoding vanadium-dependent haloperoxidase — its product is MKYSNKILTVLISALLLFSSCKKEVKPIIITAENLHKSVDKVTEIMIHDIFSPPVASRIYAYPNIAAYEIIAQADDNYQSLAGRLNKLTPIPTPENKDINFQLAALIAHMEISKSLIFSEDRMESYRDSLYTVWENKNEKQFSSSKDYGLKVAAHVKSWMNTDNYKETRTMPKFTVDSDDPARWQPTPPSYMDGIEPHWSKIRPFTLDSASQFKPIPPKPFSLEKESGFYKELIEVYDVGNQISEEGDTSEGIAIARFWDCNPYVSVTRGHLMFATKKITPGAHWIGITKIASRKANYDFEQTLYAYTKTSIAIFDAFISCWDEKYRSNLIRPETLINQYIDENWKPILQTPPFPEYVSGHSVVSGAASTVLTSIFGDNFSFEDDTEMPYGIPVRKFESFNKAAEEAAMSRIYGGIHYRMAIEIGLVQGRDLGKFVVNKLNMVTKKEVASN